The stretch of DNA tgctcccagtggttgactagcgccttgcatggcagtcctgtcccactggtgtgtgaatgtgagagtgattgggtgaatgagctgatgtgtaaagcactttgagactgtttcagtgtggtgataaagagctatataaaatcaagtccgtTTACCATTTAGTCTATTTACCAATACAAAATGCATGCACTGCATTTAGGAACTCTCCTGAAGGGTATCAGCCCTCCAGGACCACTCATGTTCATCTCTATGGGGGTAAAATTACACTTTGTATCAAAGCAATTACTTGATTTGCATTTTTGACGTTTGACGAAAAACATagttgtgattattattttaactaaatgtgtcattcagataaaaaaaatataaattttaaaagaatattTCATATTGGTGTACAGTACATATATTGTACATACAAAAGTGCTTTATGAGACTAACCTTGAACTTATAAAATTTATGTGAATGACCTTCACTTCCAATAAGCTGACACGGCAGGACAAAAATATTAGAACTCGCTGTGACATTTATGACTCCAATTTCTACAATATGACTGATAGCGAGCATAACAACCTGTTGGAGGCCCCCAAAGGATAAAAATAGgtcttttattaataaaaggtaaattggtatttttaatttgtaattattgaaatcaaaaatataataaGATACTAAAAATTGGTCTATATTCTAGACAGTTAGGATAGAAGTAGAAGTATGTAGATATTTGTTTCACTCCTCTGTGGAAAAGAAGCCATGCGAGCAAAGCAAGTCATGTTAGTGCCACTACTATCCACTGCACTTACACCAGATGCTGCTTCACTCGATAAACTCTTAGTTTGTAagtaaaagtggtgctggcTTGGAGTAGTCAGAcaaaagctaatgctaaagctaatagTGTCAGGACTTTGGTCACTAAGTATAAAGGTCCAGGGTGTAAATCCTACAGTGCACCATATTGCTTTCTCTTCATTAACGCCCCAGATAGCACGCATTCGTCTccgatgtcggcctcagatcgtgCGTCGGCATTCTGctcctaatgcgtcattttgtgtgttttttcccctcaaatCGGTGATGCCACTTATACagttgtagaactgtaaaatgtcacttcaatgaagctgtttttgtgctggggctcttttggctttgctgctgaaaatacattaatgatcatgaactgtgtctctTTTTATGttgtccacacataataagctatttagtggtaatatattgttttttgttgttgttgttgtgatattgccatattcctatcagatttaagtaaatacttgACTATGAATATGGAGATATTtactaattgaatgatccgAGCTAAATAAACGGTAATGTAAGCAGTAGAGAGGCGATGTCAGGTGAAATGTTTGTGTGCTATCAGGGACATCATAAGCATTGATTTTAGAATGAAAATTGCAATTTTATTGTACATTTCAGGCATATGAAAGAACTGTTACAGCTACTCAGGGTATATTATTTCTCCTTGATGACATTTGGTATACCCTGAAACTGCAGGAAATACACAAGCCTTCAGATAATCTACTGTGGACTAGGAATATTGTTGGTCTAAAATGAATACGGAAACTTTTATCTGACTTGGCAATGTGGATACTTTAAAAGATCGATTTTACAgccaaataaatacaatttgggCTCCTAATTTGTGTGATGGTTACGTTTAATATTTCACACTGGTAGCCCAAATGATGTCTCTTGATTGCATGTTCTCATTGAGCTTTGGTCTTTACTCTGTACACTCTAGTTTGACCTCACATTCCAAAATCAACACATGTTGCTAGAATTGGGTTAACTGAAGTtatgaaaatgacatttttggaccattttgTCTCATTCACAGGTGCCTTCCCAGGCCCAGCATGAGCCCGGTTACTGCACTTTCTATGAGGAGTGTGGTCGTAACCCCTTGATCGATGGCGCTCTCATTCCCCCCATTGTTCCCTGTTACAACTACAGCCAAGCCCGATTTCTTACTGGACAGCACTACAGGAGACTCAAAGAGGTTTTTGCATTCCACTGCTCAAATAAACATCTAGtctattgtttttttcagatttttatttttgcattttgtgtattgtattcttcttttatttttgcatgtcTTTATTGTGGGGCAGCACAGTGGAGTATTGGTTTGTTATCACTGCAAGCATACTCTAATTCTATGTCCCAGAATGAAACTAGAACCTTTTTGCGTGCTTTACGCAAGTTCTCCTTGTGATTGTATGAAACTCTAGTTTCCTCACACAGTCACAGttcaaaaacaactttaataataataatttttgatccattattttatataaattgCCTCAGTTGCTTGTGTTTTGAAAGGACTTGTGTCTCTTCTGCAGGTGTGCCCTATTTTGGATCGTGGAGAGGGCAACACATTTGCATGCTGCTCCATCAATCAGCTCAAATCCCTGGAAATGAGTCTGACTCTGTCCAAGGCCGTGTTGAACCGCTGCCCTTCGTGTGCTGAAAACTTTGCCCACATGCACTGCATTAACACTTGTAGCCCTGACCAGACGCTGACTGTCAATGTCACAAAGGTCATGAATGTCACCTATCTAGGAAGGACCAGGGAGGCGGTGGTGGGTTACCAGTCATACATGACCACCTCTTTCGCGGATGCTGCTTTCACGTCATGTAAAAATGTCAGGATTCCAGCCACGGGAGGATTTGCCATTTCCACCATGTGCGGGCGGTACGGCGCCAAGCTGTGTACCCCTCAACGTTGGTATGATTTCCAAGGTGACTCCAGTAATGGTTTGGCCCCACTGGACCTTGACTTCAAACTGATTAAAGATGGAGACACAACAGATGTTCCTAAAGGTATCGTTCCATACGATGGACAAGCTTTGAGATGTAATGAGAAAACACCATCAGGAAGTCCGGCCTGCTCCTGCCAGGACTGCCAGGAGGCGTGTCCGAGTGTGCCgcctcctccacctcccccTAGTCCCTTCAGACTCATAGGAATTGATGGGTTTttgatcatttctatcatcctGTTCTGCGTCCTGGTAGCTGCTTTCCTGTTGTACCTCTCTGTGTCTTGCTTCATAAAATCTCGAGAAAAGGATGAAGAAAAAGGAaagatgatgaagaagaagaagaaagacaaAAAGCAAAGCAGCAGTGATGTGACAGAGCAGGTCATACACCCAGAAGACGTGACTTGTACTGACAAGAACAGCTTGGTGGCTCAAGCTTTCCTAAGTTTGCAGTTTCGTTTTTGGGGAACAACCATGGCCACTTACCCTCTCAGTGTAAGTACTTTGAAGATGATTCAACCTTGTTCAACAAATCAGTCTACAAAAACTGTCAAACGGTGCACTATCATGTGCATTAGGTTCAACAAAGTTACATCAGACAAATAATCTtctttgtttgaatattttggaGAAATGAGTTCCACCATTATGATTGTATGCATAGCAAATAAATGTTGCTATAAGATACATTTCAATCCTGATGCTTCCTTTTTAAAGGTGCTCTTCGCCTCAGCCTTAGTGGTGGCCGTTTTTGCTGCTGGTCTTAAGTCCATTGAGCTGACCACAGACCCAGTCGAACTGTGGTCAGCCCCAAACAGCCGAGCTCGCCAGGAGAAAGACTTTCACGACAAATACTTTGGCCCCTTCTTCAGGACCAATCAGCTGATTTTAAGAGCACCACAAAGGGAGGGACACATTTACGACTCACTGCTATTTGGAAAGCAGAACTTCAGTGGGATAATAGCCAAAGATCTGATCATTGAGCTGCTGGAGCTGCAGAAACAGTTACAGGTAAAAAGTTAATCGTTAAAAGTGGTATTGGCagtttttgaaaaagttgagCAGGTCATTTAAATCAGCTGATTCCTGTTTTTTTGTGCCAAACTTAGAACATCACCTTCTGGTCTGATGACCTGAACCGCACTGCCAGTGTGAAGGATGTTTGTTATGCTCCGCTGAACCCATCCAACCCCTCCCTGACCGACTGTGCTGTCAACAGCTTGCCACAGTACTTTCAGAACAGTCTGGAGAACATTAATGCTAAGGTAAATATGACAGAGCTGGGAGTGACCAAGGAGGTGGACTGGAGAGACCACCTGATCTACTGTCTTAAGTGAGTATTCAAGGGAAGAAAGTTGATTCTACACAGACTTTATTATATAACTCATCATGTCCACCATTATCTCTTTTCAACAGTTCCCCACTATCTTTCAAAGACATCACTGATTTGGGATTGAGCTGCATGGCTGACTATGGAGCTCCAGTCTTTAGCTTCCTGGCAGTGGGAGGCTACAAAAGTGAGTGACTTAAATGTCTTAAATGTCAACTGGACTTACTGTGTGTATCCACCGCCACATTCCAACCTGAGAATCAAACACTGTTTTATCTCTGTCTGGCTGTATCACCTGTAACAAGTCCATGGATCAATAGTACCAGATTACCTTGACCTGTATCACTAACATTTTATGAGTTGTGTTTCCAAGATGAAGACTTCACCAATGCAGAGGCTTTAATCATGACCTTTTCACTGAACAACTACCCTCGTGACGACGTCAAGTTCAAAGTGGCCTTGCAGTGGGAGACCGAGTTTCTAAAGATTGTCCAGGACTACCAGAAAAACCCCAAAACTAACTTCACCTTTGCATACATGACAGAGGTAAATAAATTGATTCAATCAGCAATATGACGATGgtgtaaatgaataatttcTTAATGAGCAGGGCCACTCTTAACATGACATGTTCTTcttgtttattgtcattattcaGTAAATTTAATATCTGAAACACATAGGACAGCAACCCTCCAGGAGTGGAATTCTAACTCTTTGTACATTTACATGGttgaaaatgtttaatctaTAGTTGCTCAGATAGTATTTTGCTAGTTCTAAAGTTAAAGCTCTAAACTTTTAAAGTTCTAAAGTTCAAATTGTAATGTTCTGAAGTTCAAGCTCTAAAGTTTTGAAGTTCTGAACTTCTAAAGTTTCATTAAGTTCCAAAGGGTGACAAAGCTGCACATGATCTATCACTGatttatcatttttgtgtgcagaGATCTCTGGAGGATGAGATTAACCGTACAACAGCTGAGGATATTCCAATCTTTATGATCAGCTACGCTGTGATCTTTGTTTACATTGCCGTAGCACTGGGAGAGTACTCCTCCTGCTCACGTATACTGGTAAGGCCAAAGTATGCATTCATTACGTTACAATGTCAGTGCATTCATTCACGTTATTTGTACTTGCCGTGCGTAGGCCTGCACAAGGCTCAGCTGATAAAACAGTCCTTATCACTCACCAAATGTGATAAAACCAAGCAGTGCAATGTTTATCTTTACAGTGCAGATATTTATCAGCTGGGAAGATATTCAAtacaataaacctaaaataGGATGTTTTTGTCGTTCTTCTCTAGGTGGACTCCAAGTTTCTGGTGGGTCTGGGTGGGATCTTGGTGGTGGGCTGTTCCGTCCTGGCTTCCATGGGTTTCTACTCCTGGATCGGCATTCCCTCCTCACTGGTCATCCTGCAGGTCGTCCCGTTCTTGGTGCTAGCGGTTGGAGCTGACAACATCTTTATCTTTGTTCTGGAGTACCAGGTATGGGGCTGTGCATGGATGAGGATTTTCAAAGGGgatttgttgtgttgtgactGCTGTTTCCTTTAAGAGAGATGTACGAAAACCTGGAGAGAAGAGAGAGGAGCAGATTGGTCGAGTTCTGGGAAACGTGGCTCCCAGTATGCTGCTGTGCAGTCTCTCTGAGTCTGTCTGCTTCTTTTTAGGTAGAAATATTGTCATATTTCCATTGGTTTTGGGAGATTTACATTTAGTCAAAAAGACCTATATGCAACTGATCTGCGTTCTTCTTCAGGGGCTCTGTCTACTATGCCAGCAGTGAAAACCTTTGCCCTGTATGCTGCTTTGGCTGTACTCATGGACTTTATCCTGCAAATGACAGCATTTGTAGCTCTGTTGTCATTGGATGCCCGGCGCCAAGACAACAACCGCTGTGAACTGCTGTGCTGTGTTAAAGTATCCAGTAAACATTCCAACAAACCCAATGAGGGCTTTCTGCTGCCCTTAATGAGAGAATACTATGCCCCAATTCTACTGCACCGCTTCACCAGGATATTAGTGGTAAAGTATCTAACCAGAGTCCTACATGTATTCTCAATCTGTTACCAATGAAAATGTAAAGGGATTACATCTATTGAAAAAGATAATGGCTGAATCCAcatttgtttttgagtcatttggaCTTACTGTGTGATCTTCATCTATGTTCTCCACAGATGCTGGTATTCATTTTCATGTTCTGTGGATCGTTGTACCTCATGATGAATGTGACAGTGGGTCTGGATCAGGAGCTAGCTATGCCATCAGTGAGTAAATAAAGGGGTTTAACACAAAGCTGGTGTCAGCGTTCTCCTCCTGATGTCCAGTTTCGTCCCTGTTGCAGGACTCTTACATGCTGGACTACTTCAAATACCTGTACACATACTTTGAAGTGGGAGTCCCTGTGTATTTTGTAACAAAAAGAGGCTACGACTTCTCAACCGTGGCGGGCATAAATGGAACGTGCTCGAGCGTTGGCTGTGATCCGTTCTCAATGACACAGAAGATCCAATACGCTGCAAACTACCCTGATCGGTGAGTGTGTGAGAGATAGTTTGACTGATCTAAAGAACAGAATCAGTCGATGAAGGTTTTATTCCAAGTTGGACTTGGTTCACCTTCCTCTTTCTACAAGGTGGACTCAGAATCTGCTTGCCACTGACCTTGAACTTGCTGATATGACAGCAGCTTGTATATAATGGCCAATAAGATTAGATACAGAGCTGGTTACACAAAACTAAAGAGCAGATAAAGGCGTCCTCAACTGATTGACGTGCACcagtttttttcatcataattACCTCCATTTAAACACATCATCAAATCCttctttaatttagttttgtgttatttcattGATATAAATGTGCTGTAAATGGATCAGTCATTGACAACGTAGATCACAATAATGCTTTTATTGTAATTCCTGATATTTATTGGTGCTAGTTTCCCAAGCTTAATGTGTCTTAATAACAGAATGACAACTTTAAGCTTagcattaaatttattttttcccttctttGGAACACcttatattcaattcaattataCTTCGtttatataataaatacaacaagtCATAAAGTTATGTttaaatgagaaagaaaaattCTACACAAGCAAGCATCAGCAACGAGCAAGAAAGGAGGTATAAGTTAAGTCTctaaataaaaactacaaaatatatgaatatgaTCATTAAATAACTCAATATCATAAATGGTTAATAGACATTACAGGACAATAAGGCTGTTTCATTGCACAAATGCGAGGCAAAAAGACCAGCTGCAGTTCTTCCACTTTCATTGCATGAATATAcaattgcaaaataaaatagtataaaagtaaaagtaaaaaaaagtaaaataaaataactgcactctatttacaaatattaagAATGTGATAAATGCACTTGTTTTAATATTGCACTGCTGATATTGTGTTATGCACTTGTAAGACCAGGTGGATTATCTCAGTGTTGGTTTAAAttgcataatgatggaatgaatgagtgataattaaagaatttaaagaatctaattttgtaaataagttgaaataaacaatatttagtgcaaTGGTTCCTACCGTAATTTGGATCGTCACCCCAGTTTGATATAaaaaatttctggcgacctcaaagacaatttttttgagaatgagtttttgatcatgtttgagctcatatatctgcatttcagtttaactatattcacaaagtgaaagtgtagaaatacagttgaagactgtgttgttttaatttaaaactaaCTCCAGGTGACCCTACAAGAGGTTtccgacccaaaggttgaaaaaccctgatttaatggctcctgaatagattgatttctatagtttttatcacttctggtcatctcacgcctggggtagaaccaagactgaccgtttatttgttaatttccctctctctcttttttctctctgaagtacccactgtagtgccattatgtacccctaggggtacacgtaccccaatttgagaaacactggtctagatctttttctcctgtaagcaAACTGATGGAGGTGAAATGTAAGAGGAAGACCTTGCATGATGTGTCCATCTCATCCTAAAacttttatatttgtgtattcaTCTTGTGATTGGTAGATCATATTTGGCCATTCCTGCTAACTCCTGGGTGGACGACTTTGTGGACTGGTTAAACCCTGGATCAAAATGCTGTCGGCTCTACACCTTAGGCCCAAACACTGGAAAATTCTGCCCTGCAAGCGAATGTGAGTATACATCTGCTTAGAAAACAACTCATTGAGACTCAAACTCATCTGGGAAGAAGTTTTTTAATCACCTCTTCTCCTTATATCTGTCTGTACAGCTGCGTTTCTCTGTGGACGGAAATGTATGAAAACTCCTTCAGACGGAGTCCTCAGGCCCAATGTGCAAGAGTTCAACCGTTTCCTTCCTGACTTCCTGGGAAACAGACCTGACCTGCAGTGCCCCAAAGGGTGAGTTATGGCAGtttcagtttagtttatttcaacAGGGGACAGTGCAATATAATAAAACACGTGATTAAACATGAGCAAGAAAAGAGGCAGAATTAGCCAaggaggctatttttcatctgtagtcccctggccatgatgttaaaaaaagcaaaaaaaataaaatacattaaagtacATTAACATGACAAACatacatgacagaaaaaacgaATCAAGACCACAGTAACAATAAGTTGACACATTAGACAACATTAATTTTGATAGCTTTCTAATGGCCTTAAAGTACTCTGATTAGCTTGGGACCAGCTTGTTAGACAATAATTAAAATGGCTAAAAATAATTgagtgtaaaaacatttttgaggcCTCAGTTGACATTTCATACCGGATTGATCTAAAATTTGAAAGATTAAATTTGATTGTTTTGCATATCTTATCAATGTGCGCTTTAAAGGTGAGATGTGAATCAATCACCAGTCTGAGATATTTATATTTGGGGACCGTCAGTAGCTTTCCCCCCACAACATACATTTCAGGATCATGGGAAGCACTCTTGGTTTTACTGAAAAACATGGAAACCGTTTTGGAAACATTAAGCTGCAAGCAGCACTCTTTCAGCTAAGATGTAACGCGTTCCATTGATTTGGTGAGTTTGGCTGCAACAATATTTTTGGAACGACCATGACAAAGTAGAACCGTATCGTCTGCGTACATTATGCACTTGACTTTGGGGCAGACCGTGGGCAGATCGTTAATGTAAAGGCTGAACAAAAGGGGACCTAAAATCGATCCCTGTGGTACTCCTGTGGCAGCAGTTTATAGTACAGATACACACAACTATCCAAAACCTGCCATGTGAATGCTTACTGTCTTTGTGAACAGTGGTTTAGGAGCCTATGATACAGCTGTGGTGATAGATGAGACTGGAGAAATAATAGGTAATAAAGCTTTCaatatgaaacatttatttcacaatgaAATGATGCTAACAGGAAATGTTCTTTTTCTCTCCAGCCTCTCGGTTCATGGCTTACCACACACCCCTGACCAACTCTCAGGAGTTTACTGCTGCGCTGTTAAAGGCCAGAGAGCTGGCAGACAACATCACCCTCGGAATGAGACAAATCCCAGGAACCTCACCGGACTTTGAAGTGTTTCCTTATACGTAGGTTTCTGCTTACCTCGTcctaaacaagtaaaaacaaacaattcaaTCTGAGTAGTTTCTGATTAAGTGATGGTTCTCCGTCATCAAAGTTAAGATTCAAATTTGTAAACTAAGGGGTCACAACGGGCTTGAGAACTGTTTCCAGTCAGTTAAGGAGCAGTTTGTAgatcagtgttaattttgttgacaaaaagTTTTGGTCAGCTACCGGTGACAATaacaaaacgataaaaaaaaaaagagaacaaaaacgatatcaaaatatgttgatcttttcattaactaataaaaacaaaacgataatgttcacatgggactaagtttcttttttggaagCTATCCAATTAAAACTACTATTTTTGCGTGAACTGAAAGCTGGACAAACCGGTAAGTGATTCAACAGGAAATAATCTGATTGCGTTTGCAGACATAAGACGTCTCATGTTGTCTTACACATTGATCACGTCAAATCTGTccttgtgtatttacaaacattaataccatcccgtACTAGATTTATCAATGGTAATTTAATCTCTTctgtatctgtaacagatttaatcgactaaaatcttaacgtaatttagttgactaaaactagacaataactgaaatagtcctgatgactaaattatGACTGAAACAAAGTTAAAGACTAATctaaatttgctgtcaaaatcaaCACTCTTTGCTTGCTTTTCTGCTTGTTCCAGGGTAACAAACGTATTCTACGAGCAGTATTTAACCATTGTTCCTGAGGGACTCTTCAACATCTCAATGTGCCTACTGCCGACATTTGTGGTGTGCTGCTTGCTGCTTGGTTTGGACCTGCGCTCAGGCCTACTCAACCTGCTCAGCATTGTCATGATAACCGTGGACACTGTGGGGGTCATGACGCTGTGGAACATCCACTATAATGCAGTGGCCTTGATTAACCTGGTCACGGTAAGAGCATCCTGGTACAGAGAAACCAATACATCATAGTTTTCTTGGAATCAAATGATTCTGTGGTTTTTCAGGCCGTGGGGATTTCTGTGGAGTTTGTGTCCCATATGACGAGA from Gouania willdenowi chromosome 9, fGouWil2.1, whole genome shotgun sequence encodes:
- the npc1l1 gene encoding NPC1-like intracellular cholesterol transporter 1, whose translation is MISAAALITFLACMVPSQAQHEPGYCTFYEECGRNPLIDGALIPPIVPCYNYSQARFLTGQHYRRLKEVCPILDRGEGNTFACCSINQLKSLEMSLTLSKAVLNRCPSCAENFAHMHCINTCSPDQTLTVNVTKVMNVTYLGRTREAVVGYQSYMTTSFADAAFTSCKNVRIPATGGFAISTMCGRYGAKLCTPQRWYDFQGDSSNGLAPLDLDFKLIKDGDTTDVPKGIVPYDGQALRCNEKTPSGSPACSCQDCQEACPSVPPPPPPPSPFRLIGIDGFLIISIILFCVLVAAFLLYLSVSCFIKSREKDEEKGKMMKKKKKDKKQSSSDVTEQVIHPEDVTCTDKNSLVAQAFLSLQFRFWGTTMATYPLSVLFASALVVAVFAAGLKSIELTTDPVELWSAPNSRARQEKDFHDKYFGPFFRTNQLILRAPQREGHIYDSLLFGKQNFSGIIAKDLIIELLELQKQLQNITFWSDDLNRTASVKDVCYAPLNPSNPSLTDCAVNSLPQYFQNSLENINAKVNMTELGVTKEVDWRDHLIYCLNSPLSFKDITDLGLSCMADYGAPVFSFLAVGGYKNEDFTNAEALIMTFSLNNYPRDDVKFKVALQWETEFLKIVQDYQKNPKTNFTFAYMTERSLEDEINRTTAEDIPIFMISYAVIFVYIAVALGEYSSCSRILVDSKFLVGLGGILVVGCSVLASMGFYSWIGIPSSLVILQVVPFLVLAVGADNIFIFVLEYQRDVRKPGEKREEQIGRVLGNVAPSMLLCSLSESVCFFLGALSTMPAVKTFALYAALAVLMDFILQMTAFVALLSLDARRQDNNRCELLCCVKVSSKHSNKPNEGFLLPLMREYYAPILLHRFTRILVMLVFIFMFCGSLYLMMNVTVGLDQELAMPSDSYMLDYFKYLYTYFEVGVPVYFVTKRGYDFSTVAGINGTCSSVGCDPFSMTQKIQYAANYPDRSYLAIPANSWVDDFVDWLNPGSKCCRLYTLGPNTGKFCPASESAFLCGRKCMKTPSDGVLRPNVQEFNRFLPDFLGNRPDLQCPKGGLGAYDTAVVIDETGEIIASRFMAYHTPLTNSQEFTAALLKARELADNITLGMRQIPGTSPDFEVFPYTVTNVFYEQYLTIVPEGLFNISMCLLPTFVVCCLLLGLDLRSGLLNLLSIVMITVDTVGVMTLWNIHYNAVALINLVTAVGISVEFVSHMTRSFALSTKPSRVERAKEATANMGSAVFAGVAMTNLPGILVLAFAKAQLIQIFFFRLNLVITLLGMAHGLVFLPVLLSYFGPSVNKAVLLQLQQAKAKLDQDQEMKNNSRRAYDNISYDNNEKSDTGDEAWSSSKAIERDVEERMDRF